From Balaenoptera acutorostrata chromosome 8, mBalAcu1.1, whole genome shotgun sequence, the proteins below share one genomic window:
- the C8H2orf88 gene encoding small membrane A-kinase anchor protein encodes MGCMKSKQTFPFPTTLESEKRHESEENFMPEERFLLRMPSLVNVKEEVKEPLGPEIVVFEFAHRLSQEILSDALQQWAGNHLKYYDIPYIESEGP; translated from the coding sequence ATGGGCTGCATGAAATCAAAGCAAACTTTCCCATTTCCCACCACACTCGAGAGTGAGAAGAGGCATGAGAGTGAAGAAAACTTTATGCCTGAAGAGAGATTTCTACTCAGGATGCCTTCTCTAGTTAATGTCAAAGAGGAAGTGAAGGAACCCCTAGGGCCTGAAATTGTGGTCTTTGAATTTGCACACCGCCTGTCCCAGGAAATCTTGAGTGATGCCTTGCAGCAGTGGGCTGGCAACCACCTCAAGTACTATGACATCCCATATATTGAGAGTGAGGGGCCTTGA